A genomic region of Neisseria cinerea contains the following coding sequences:
- a CDS encoding 2Fe-2S iron-sulfur cluster-binding protein gives MNHTITLPDQTTFAAGDGETVLAAAARQNLNLPHSCKSGVCGQCKAELVSGDIQMGGHSEQALSEAEKAQGKILMCCTTAQSDISINIPGYKADALPVRTLPARIESIIFKHDVALLKLALPKAPPFTFYAGQYIDLLLPGNVSRSYSIANSPDQEGILELHIRRRENGVCSEMIFGSEPKVKEKGIVRVKGPLGSFTLQEDSGKPVILLATGTGYAPIRSILLDLIRQDSSRAVHFYWGARHQDDLYALEEAQELACRLKNACFTPVLSRPGEGWQGRKGHVQDIAAQDHPDLSEYEVFACGSPVMTEQAKNLFVQQHKLPENLFFSDAFTPSAS, from the coding sequence ATGAACCACACCATTACACTGCCCGACCAAACCACCTTTGCCGCCGGCGACGGTGAAACCGTTTTGGCCGCTGCCGCCCGTCAAAACCTCAATCTGCCCCATTCCTGCAAAAGCGGTGTCTGCGGACAATGCAAAGCCGAACTGGTCAGCGGCGATATTCAAATGGGCGGACACTCGGAACAGGCTTTATCCGAAGCAGAAAAAGCGCAAGGCAAGATTTTGATGTGCTGCACCACTGCGCAAAGCGATATCAGCATCAACATCCCCGGCTACAAAGCCGATGCCCTACCCGTCCGCACCCTGCCCGCACGCATCGAAAGTATTATTTTCAAACACGATGTCGCCCTCCTGAAACTTGCCCTGCCCAAAGCCCCGCCGTTTACCTTCTACGCCGGGCAATACATTGATTTACTGCTGCCGGGCAACGTCAGCCGCAGCTACTCCATCGCCAATTCGCCCGACCAAGAAGGCATTTTGGAACTGCACATCCGCAGGCGCGAAAACGGTGTCTGCTCGGAAATGATTTTCGGCAGCGAACCCAAAGTCAAAGAAAAAGGCATCGTCCGCGTTAAAGGCCCGCTCGGTTCGTTTACCTTGCAGGAAGACAGCGGCAAACCCGTCATCCTACTGGCAACCGGCACAGGCTACGCCCCCATCCGCAGCATCCTGCTCGACCTTATCCGCCAAGACAGCAGCCGCGCCGTCCATTTCTACTGGGGCGCGCGTCATCAAGATGATTTGTATGCCCTCGAAGAAGCACAAGAGTTGGCATGCCGTCTGAAAAACGCCTGCTTCACCCCCGTATTGTCCCGCCCCGGAGAGGGCTGGCAGGGAAGAAAAGGGCACGTACAAGACATCGCAGCACAAGACCACCCCGACCTGTCGGAATACGAAGTATTTGCCTGCGGTTCCCCTGTCATGACCGAACAAGCAAAAAATCTGTTTGTGCAACAGCATAAGCTGCCGGAAAACTTGTTTTTCTCCGACGCATTCACGCCGTCCGCATCATAA
- the gatC gene encoding Asp-tRNA(Asn)/Glu-tRNA(Gln) amidotransferase subunit GatC, protein MALTLADVDKIARLSRLHLSSEEKEKSLQELNDIFSMVEQMQNINTDGIEPMAHPYEAALRLREDEVTETDRAAEYQAVAPEVRNRLYIVPQVIEE, encoded by the coding sequence ATGGCACTGACACTTGCCGACGTAGACAAAATCGCCCGACTCTCCCGACTGCACCTGAGTTCCGAAGAAAAAGAAAAGTCTCTTCAGGAATTGAACGACATCTTCTCTATGGTCGAACAGATGCAAAACATCAATACAGACGGCATCGAACCGATGGCGCATCCTTACGAAGCCGCCCTGCGCCTGCGTGAAGACGAAGTAACCGAAACCGACCGCGCCGCCGAATATCAGGCAGTCGCACCGGAAGTACGTAACCGTCTGTATATCGTACCGCAAGTTATCGAAGAATAA
- the gatA gene encoding Asp-tRNA(Asn)/Glu-tRNA(Gln) amidotransferase subunit GatA yields MTQYTLKQASVLLQSKQISAVELASAYLAAIAEKNPALNGYITIDQDKTLAEARAADERIAQGNASALTGVPVAYKDIFCQTGWRSACSSKMLDNFISPYTATVVQNLLDEGMVTLGRTNMDEFAMGSTNETSFYGATKNPWNLEHVPGGSSGGSAAVVAARLAPAALGSDTGGSIRQPASHCGITGIKPTYGTVSRFGMVAYASSFDQAGPMAQTAEDCAILLNAMAGFDPKDSTSLEREKEDYTRDLNQPLKGLKIGLPKEYFSEGNSPDVQTALQNTIDLLKAQGAELVEVSLPQTKLSIPAYYVLASAEASTNLSRYDGVRYGHRAAQFGDLEEMYGKTRAEGFGSEVKRRIMIGTYVLSHGYYDAYYLKAQKLRRLVADDFQTAFARCDLILAPTAPTAAPKIGADSSPVETYLSDIYTIAVNLAGLPALTLPAGFSGGGLPIGVQLIGNYFSEARILGAAHQIQLNSDWHQKTCK; encoded by the coding sequence ATGACACAATACACATTGAAACAGGCAAGCGTCCTGTTGCAGTCCAAACAGATTTCCGCCGTCGAACTGGCAAGCGCATACCTTGCCGCCATCGCCGAAAAAAATCCCGCCCTCAACGGCTATATCACCATCGACCAAGATAAAACCCTTGCAGAAGCCCGTGCCGCCGACGAACGCATCGCTCAGGGCAACGCCTCCGCGCTTACTGGCGTACCCGTCGCCTACAAGGATATTTTCTGCCAAACCGGCTGGCGCAGCGCATGCAGCTCCAAAATGCTGGACAACTTCATCTCCCCCTACACGGCCACCGTCGTCCAAAACCTGCTCGACGAAGGCATGGTAACGCTCGGCCGCACCAATATGGACGAGTTTGCCATGGGTTCTACCAACGAAACCTCGTTCTACGGCGCAACCAAAAATCCGTGGAATCTTGAGCACGTACCCGGCGGTTCGTCCGGCGGTTCGGCAGCCGTCGTTGCCGCGCGCCTCGCCCCTGCCGCGCTCGGTTCGGACACGGGCGGCTCTATCCGCCAACCCGCATCGCACTGCGGCATTACCGGCATCAAACCCACATACGGCACGGTTTCCCGCTTCGGTATGGTCGCCTACGCCTCCAGCTTCGATCAAGCCGGCCCGATGGCGCAAACCGCCGAAGACTGCGCGATTCTGTTGAATGCAATGGCAGGTTTCGACCCCAAAGATTCCACCAGCCTAGAGCGCGAAAAAGAAGACTACACCCGCGATTTGAACCAACCGCTCAAAGGTTTGAAAATCGGTCTGCCCAAAGAATACTTCAGCGAAGGCAACAGCCCCGATGTTCAGACGGCATTGCAAAACACCATTGATTTGCTGAAAGCGCAAGGCGCGGAATTGGTCGAAGTTTCCCTGCCGCAAACCAAGCTGTCCATTCCCGCCTACTACGTCCTCGCCTCCGCAGAAGCCAGTACCAACCTTTCACGTTACGACGGCGTGCGCTACGGACACCGCGCCGCCCAATTCGGCGATTTGGAAGAAATGTACGGCAAAACCCGCGCCGAAGGTTTCGGCAGCGAAGTCAAACGCCGCATCATGATCGGCACTTATGTACTGTCGCACGGCTACTACGATGCCTACTATCTCAAAGCCCAAAAACTGCGCCGCCTCGTTGCCGATGATTTTCAGACGGCATTTGCACGGTGCGACCTCATCCTCGCGCCAACCGCACCCACTGCAGCCCCCAAAATCGGAGCGGATTCTTCGCCGGTTGAAACCTACTTGAGCGATATCTACACCATCGCCGTCAACCTCGCCGGACTGCCAGCATTGACCCTGCCTGCAGGTTTCAGCGGCGGCGGACTGCCCATCGGCGTTCAGCTTATCGGCAACTATTTCTCCGAAGCCCGAATACTCGGTGCGGCACACCAAATCCAACTCAACAGCGATTGGCATCAAAAAACCTGTAAATAA
- a CDS encoding pseudouridine synthase, whose amino-acid sequence MSKQPTSKRQWRDGAAPSAKKTAKPFKSKAHPKDETGKTASRPYGQKASDGIKPQNVPKQRAAKAKKLVVRNPNQKIMEHARDLKERRSDLSRMEPERLQKVLAASGVGSRREMEEWINNGWVTVNGKTAQLGDKVTPDDHVTVKGSIIKLKWADRLPRIILYYKQEGEIVSRDDPQGRVSIFDRLPQAASSRWVAIGRLDINTSGLLILTTSGELVQRFAHPSFEVEREYAVRVLGGLTTEQMRSLTEEGVMLEDGLAKVERIYEQGGEGANKWYNVVIKEGRNREVRRIFESQGLTVSRLVRVGFGPIGLPNRLKRGQFYELNPAEVANIIKWADMLLPGERRRKKA is encoded by the coding sequence ATGTCCAAACAGCCCACCAGCAAACGCCAATGGCGAGACGGCGCAGCCCCGTCTGCCAAGAAAACCGCCAAACCTTTCAAAAGCAAAGCCCATCCCAAAGACGAAACGGGCAAAACTGCATCCCGACCTTACGGACAAAAAGCTTCAGACGGCATCAAGCCTCAAAACGTCCCCAAACAGCGCGCCGCCAAAGCCAAAAAACTCGTCGTCCGCAATCCCAACCAAAAAATTATGGAACACGCGCGCGATTTGAAAGAACGCCGCAGCGACCTGTCGCGCATGGAACCCGAACGCCTGCAAAAAGTGCTTGCCGCGTCCGGCGTCGGCTCGCGCCGCGAAATGGAAGAATGGATCAACAACGGCTGGGTAACGGTCAACGGCAAAACCGCGCAACTGGGCGACAAAGTCACCCCCGACGACCACGTTACCGTCAAAGGCAGCATCATCAAACTCAAATGGGCCGACCGCCTGCCGCGCATCATCCTGTATTACAAACAAGAAGGCGAAATCGTTTCCCGCGACGACCCGCAAGGCCGCGTCAGCATTTTCGACCGTCTGCCGCAGGCTGCCAGCAGCCGCTGGGTTGCCATCGGACGCTTGGACATCAACACCAGCGGACTTCTGATTCTCACCACCTCCGGCGAACTCGTCCAACGTTTCGCCCACCCCAGCTTCGAAGTTGAACGCGAATACGCCGTGCGCGTACTGGGCGGACTGACCACCGAACAAATGCGCAGCCTCACCGAAGAAGGCGTGATGCTCGAAGACGGCTTGGCAAAAGTCGAACGCATCTACGAACAAGGCGGCGAAGGTGCGAACAAATGGTACAACGTCGTAATTAAAGAAGGCCGCAACCGCGAAGTGCGCCGCATATTCGAAAGCCAAGGCCTCACCGTCAGCCGCCTCGTGCGCGTCGGCTTCGGCCCCATCGGACTGCCCAACCGCCTCAAACGCGGACAGTTCTACGAACTCAACCCCGCCGAAGTCGCCAACATCATCAAATGGGCGGACATGCTGCTGCCCGGCGAACGCCGCCGCAAAAAAGCCTGA
- the pdxH gene encoding pyridoxamine 5'-phosphate oxidase, with protein sequence MDLHNIREDYSKRELSEGDCADNPIEQFERWLDEAVRAQVNEPTAVNVAAVDGRGRPNSRMVLLKEVNPEGFVFFTNYHSRKGRSLDAHPFAAMTFFWPELERQVRVEGRVERLAEKLSDEYFESRPYQSRLGAWASAQSEVIPNKAVLVAKAAAVGLKHPLHVPRPPHWGGYIVIPDLLEFWQGRPSRLHDRIQYRLLDGGWIRERLSP encoded by the coding sequence ATGGATTTGCACAATATTCGGGAAGATTACAGCAAACGGGAATTGTCGGAAGGCGATTGCGCCGACAATCCGATCGAGCAGTTCGAGCGGTGGTTGGACGAGGCGGTACGCGCACAGGTTAACGAGCCGACGGCGGTCAATGTGGCGGCGGTCGACGGACGCGGCAGACCCAACAGCCGTATGGTGCTGCTGAAGGAAGTTAATCCTGAAGGTTTTGTTTTCTTTACGAATTATCACAGCCGCAAGGGGCGTTCGCTGGATGCTCATCCATTTGCGGCGATGACGTTTTTTTGGCCGGAGCTGGAGCGTCAGGTGCGCGTGGAAGGGCGTGTTGAAAGGCTGGCGGAGAAGTTGTCGGACGAATATTTTGAGAGCCGCCCGTATCAGAGCCGTTTGGGTGCGTGGGCAAGTGCGCAGAGCGAGGTTATTCCGAACAAGGCGGTATTGGTGGCAAAGGCGGCGGCGGTCGGACTCAAACATCCTTTGCACGTGCCGCGTCCGCCGCATTGGGGCGGCTATATTGTGATTCCCGATTTGCTTGAGTTCTGGCAGGGCAGACCGAGCAGGCTGCACGACCGCATCCAATACCGTTTGCTAGATGGCGGCTGGATACGCGAGCGGCTGTCGCCTTGA
- a CDS encoding aldehyde dehydrogenase family protein, which translates to MFHSVNVFTGETLYRRPAQDYAEFERQLADLKMRGRAFAQLGVTERAARLRRFADRLEAEKERFAEMVCEEVGRCLHECRAEIGKSIELIRYYARLAPELLAHKTIATQASLSQVRFEPLGVVFAVMPWNYPVWQVLRFAVPAVCAGNACAVKPAPSVARVSQALFNLVSDGIPLAGAWLDEADTLKAVEDTDAMAFTGSTDTGRILAAHAGTNLKKTVLELGGSNAFIVMPDADLARAAAEACYSRFRDAGQSCNAAKRIIVTEAAADRFIPLFLAECAKLKMGDPKHPDTTLAPLHREDLRNRVHGQVEDAVSNGAVCLTGGKVPQGQGWFYPATVLDRVNPACRVWHEEVFGPAALILRAANEDHAIALANDSPFGLGACIYTADTDRAWQFAEKIQAGSVFINRHTSSDLRLPFGGVKDSGYGRELSEFGLYEFVNVKTYWQK; encoded by the coding sequence ATGTTTCACAGTGTCAATGTATTTACGGGCGAAACGCTTTACCGCCGCCCCGCTCAAGATTATGCGGAGTTTGAACGGCAACTGGCGGATTTGAAAATGCGCGGCAGGGCGTTCGCACAATTGGGCGTAACCGAACGTGCCGCGCGTTTGAGGCGGTTTGCCGACCGTTTGGAGGCGGAGAAAGAGCGTTTTGCGGAAATGGTGTGTGAGGAAGTCGGCCGCTGCCTGCACGAATGCCGCGCGGAAATCGGCAAGTCTATCGAGCTGATACGTTATTACGCCCGCCTTGCCCCCGAACTGCTCGCCCACAAAACCATTGCGACGCAGGCGAGCCTGAGCCAGGTAAGGTTTGAGCCTTTGGGCGTCGTGTTTGCCGTCATGCCGTGGAATTACCCCGTCTGGCAGGTATTGCGCTTTGCCGTACCTGCCGTTTGCGCGGGCAATGCGTGCGCCGTCAAACCTGCACCCAGCGTGGCGCGCGTCAGTCAAGCACTGTTCAATTTGGTTTCAGACGGCATTCCTTTGGCAGGCGCGTGGCTGGATGAGGCGGACACGCTCAAGGCGGTTGAAGATACCGATGCGATGGCGTTTACGGGTTCGACGGATACGGGGCGCATCCTTGCGGCACACGCGGGCACAAACCTCAAGAAAACCGTGTTGGAGCTCGGCGGCAGCAACGCCTTTATCGTTATGCCCGATGCCGATTTGGCGCGTGCGGCCGCAGAAGCCTGTTATTCACGTTTCCGCGATGCGGGGCAATCGTGTAACGCCGCCAAGCGCATCATCGTAACCGAAGCCGCAGCCGATCGTTTTATCCCGCTGTTTCTTGCCGAATGTGCCAAATTGAAAATGGGCGACCCCAAACATCCCGATACCACGCTTGCACCTCTGCACCGAGAAGATTTGCGGAACCGGGTTCACGGGCAGGTTGAAGATGCCGTTTCAAACGGCGCGGTATGCCTGACCGGGGGCAAAGTTCCACAGGGGCAGGGATGGTTCTACCCCGCGACTGTTTTAGACAGGGTAAATCCTGCCTGCCGGGTTTGGCATGAAGAAGTATTCGGGCCGGCCGCCCTGATTTTGCGTGCTGCAAACGAAGATCATGCCATCGCCCTTGCCAATGATTCCCCGTTCGGGCTAGGTGCCTGTATTTATACCGCCGATACTGACCGAGCATGGCAGTTTGCCGAGAAAATACAGGCGGGATCGGTGTTTATCAACCGCCATACCAGCAGCGATTTGCGCCTGCCTTTCGGAGGGGTTAAAGATTCCGGTTACGGGCGCGAATTGTCCGAATTTGGGCTGTACGAGTTCGTCAACGTTAAAACCTACTGGCAGAAATAA
- a CDS encoding VirK/YbjX family protein, with translation MTTPYTFPRFKEIFTTSSYYGFKHLKFRIRCLAALPQIKQFENFINASPCWRTFFQKFAAVSYPLIHTYLDKRFIFASDRLEALITDLTRAEKLFGSSVIEKFNQEQPYVLAQITDHLTLQLNRNDLCSNEGFWAVSLRDESGKRLYTSTFAFTKDNGLLITSVQGPAGEDAKDIVRSLTKTMYGLRPQQFMIIVLQLLATRFGINSLLGISQEHHVKIRWKLKKRVLINYNEFWQSVQGQKLSNGYWSLPQSFPRKSEAEIESKKRSMYRKRHQMLDDIENSINQKFV, from the coding sequence ATGACGACCCCCTATACCTTTCCCCGTTTTAAGGAAATATTTACAACCTCTTCGTATTATGGATTTAAGCATTTAAAATTCAGAATACGCTGCTTGGCCGCGCTTCCTCAAATTAAACAATTTGAAAACTTCATCAATGCCTCCCCATGCTGGCGCACTTTTTTCCAAAAGTTTGCAGCAGTAAGCTATCCATTGATACATACCTACTTGGACAAGAGGTTTATCTTTGCATCAGACCGTTTGGAGGCATTAATCACCGATTTGACAAGGGCGGAGAAATTATTCGGTTCTTCTGTAATTGAGAAATTCAACCAGGAACAACCTTATGTTTTAGCCCAAATAACCGATCATTTAACCTTGCAGCTGAATCGCAACGACCTCTGCAGCAATGAAGGTTTTTGGGCTGTTTCCTTAAGGGACGAGTCAGGAAAACGCCTTTACACGTCGACATTTGCTTTCACAAAAGACAACGGGCTGCTCATTACTTCGGTACAGGGCCCCGCCGGTGAAGACGCAAAAGACATCGTGCGCTCTTTAACCAAAACCATGTACGGCCTGCGCCCGCAGCAATTCATGATCATTGTTTTACAACTGCTGGCCACGCGTTTTGGGATTAACAGCCTGCTTGGGATTTCACAGGAACATCATGTTAAAATCCGCTGGAAATTAAAAAAAAGGGTGTTAATTAATTACAATGAGTTTTGGCAGTCTGTCCAAGGACAAAAACTAAGCAACGGTTATTGGTCTCTTCCGCAAAGCTTCCCTAGGAAATCAGAAGCAGAAATAGAGAGCAAAAAACGTTCGATGTATAGGAAACGCCATCAAATGCTCGATGATATCGAGAATTCCATTAATCAGAAATTTGTTTGA
- a CDS encoding RsmB/NOP family class I SAM-dependent RNA methyltransferase, translating to MNAAQLDHTAKVLAEMLTFKQPSDAVLSAYFREHKKLGRQDRHEIAETAFAALRHYQKISTALRRPHAQPRKAALAALVLGRSTNISQIKDLLDEEETEFLGNLKARKTEFSDGLNTAAELPQWLVEQLQQHWSEEEILAFGRSINQPAPLDIRVNTLKGKRDKVLPLLQAERADAEATPYSPWGIRLKNKIALNKHELFLDGTLEVQDEGSQLLALLVGAKRSEIIVDFCAGAGGKTLAVGAQMANKGRIYAFDIAEKRLANLKPRMTRAGLTNIHPERISSEHDTRIARLAGKADRVLVDAPCSGLGTLRRNPDLKYRQSAETVANLLAQQHSILNAASKLVKPQGRLVYATCSVLPEENELQVERFLSEHPEFELVNCAELLQGLKVDLDTGKYLRLNSGEHQTDGFFAAILQRK from the coding sequence ATGAACGCCGCACAACTCGACCATACTGCCAAAGTTTTGGCTGAAATGCTGACTTTCAAACAGCCTTCCGATGCCGTCCTCTCCGCCTATTTCCGCGAACACAAAAAGCTCGGCCGCCAAGACCGCCACGAAATCGCCGAAACCGCCTTTGCCGCGCTGCGCCACTATCAAAAAATCAGTACCGCCCTGCGCCGTCCGCACGCGCAGCCGCGCAAAGCCGCACTCGCCGCACTGGTTCTCGGCAGAAGCACCAACATCAGCCAAATCAAAGACCTGCTTGATGAAGAAGAAACAGAGTTCCTCGGCAATTTGAAAGCCCGTAAAACCGAATTTTCAGACGGCCTGAATACCGCCGCAGAATTGCCGCAATGGCTGGTGGAACAGCTGCAACAGCATTGGAGCGAAGAAGAAATCCTCGCCTTCGGCCGCAGCATCAACCAACCTGCCCCGCTCGACATCCGCGTCAATACCTTGAAAGGCAAACGAGATAAAGTGCTGCCATTATTGCAAGCTGAAAGGGCCGATGCAGAGGCAACGCCTTATTCGCCTTGGGGCATCCGCCTGAAAAACAAAATCGCGCTTAACAAACACGAACTGTTTTTGGACGGCACGCTGGAAGTCCAAGACGAAGGCAGCCAGCTGCTTGCCTTATTGGTAGGCGCAAAACGTAGCGAAATCATTGTCGATTTCTGTGCCGGAGCCGGCGGTAAAACCTTGGCTGTCGGTGCGCAAATGGCCAATAAAGGCAGAATCTACGCCTTCGACATTGCCGAAAAACGCCTTGCCAACCTCAAACCGCGCATGACCCGAGCTGGACTGACCAACATCCACCCCGAACGCATCAGCAGCGAACACGATACCCGTATCGCCCGACTGGCAGGCAAAGCCGACCGCGTGTTGGTGGATGCGCCCTGCTCCGGCTTAGGCACGCTGCGCCGCAATCCCGACCTCAAATACCGCCAATCCGCCGAGACCGTGGCCAACCTTTTAGCACAGCAACACAGCATCCTCAATGCCGCCTCCAAACTGGTAAAACCGCAAGGCCGCTTGGTTTACGCCACTTGCAGCGTGTTGCCGGAAGAAAACGAACTGCAAGTCGAACGTTTCCTGTCCGAACATCCCGAATTTGAACTCGTCAACTGCGCCGAACTGCTGCAAGGCCTGAAGGTTGATTTGGATACCGGAAAATACCTGCGCCTCAACTCCGGAGAACACCAAACCGACGGCTTCTTTGCCGCTATATTGCAACGCAAATAA
- a CDS encoding DUF4124 domain-containing protein gives MNFSLSVIMFTLASFLLIPSAEAAVFTWKDGGGNSYSDVPKQLHPDQSQIVNLRTRQTRPAAKPVKPAAEKISADMKEQEKDIAEKNRQIEEEKKKVAEFERQNKEENCRISKMNLKSVGSSNAKNRDDLIRKYNNDVNKYCR, from the coding sequence ATGAACTTTTCTTTATCCGTCATCATGTTTACCCTCGCCTCTTTCCTGCTCATACCATCTGCCGAAGCCGCCGTCTTTACCTGGAAAGACGGTGGAGGCAACAGTTATTCGGATGTGCCGAAACAGCTCCATCCCGACCAAAGCCAAATCGTAAACCTGAGGACGCGTCAGACCAGGCCGGCAGCCAAGCCGGTCAAACCTGCTGCTGAAAAAATTTCTGCCGACATGAAAGAACAAGAAAAAGATATCGCCGAGAAAAACAGGCAGATCGAGGAAGAAAAGAAAAAAGTTGCCGAATTCGAGCGGCAAAACAAAGAAGAAAACTGCAGGATTTCAAAAATGAACCTGAAATCGGTAGGGAGTTCGAATGCAAAAAACAGGGATGATTTGATTCGGAAATACAATAACGATGTGAACAAATACTGCCGTTGA
- a CDS encoding MarC family protein, with translation MGLGVEIGKLIVALLVLINPFSALSIYLDLTHGHSTKERRRVARTAAIAVFAVIAVFTLTGGMLLKVLGISVGSFQVGGGILVLLIAISMMNGNDNPAKKNIGEQRDAEHTHVGRNAKAIAVVPIAIPITIGPGGISTVIIYASAAKTYGDIALIIAAGFLVSAICYGILIVAGKISRWMGVTGLTILNRIMGMMLAAVSVEIIVSGLKTIFPQLAG, from the coding sequence ATGGGATTGGGTGTGGAAATCGGCAAGCTGATTGTGGCTTTGTTGGTGTTGATCAATCCTTTCAGCGCATTGTCGATTTATCTTGACCTGACTCACGGACACAGTACGAAGGAGCGCAGAAGGGTTGCACGGACGGCCGCCATCGCCGTGTTTGCCGTGATTGCGGTATTTACGTTGACCGGCGGTATGCTGTTGAAGGTTTTGGGAATCAGTGTCGGTTCGTTTCAGGTCGGCGGCGGAATTTTGGTGTTGCTGATTGCCATTTCGATGATGAACGGCAACGACAATCCGGCAAAGAAAAATATCGGCGAACAGCGTGATGCGGAACATACCCATGTCGGACGCAATGCCAAGGCGATTGCCGTCGTGCCCATCGCCATACCGATTACCATCGGCCCGGGTGGTATTTCAACTGTGATTATTTATGCATCGGCGGCTAAAACATACGGCGATATCGCGCTAATTATTGCCGCAGGTTTCTTGGTCAGTGCCATCTGTTACGGCATTTTGATCGTCGCAGGCAAAATCAGCAGGTGGATGGGGGTGACGGGGCTAACGATTTTAAACCGTATTATGGGTATGATGCTGGCGGCGGTATCGGTGGAGATTATTGTATCGGGACTAAAAACGATATTCCCGCAACTGGCAGGTTGA
- the gatB gene encoding Asp-tRNA(Asn)/Glu-tRNA(Gln) amidotransferase subunit GatB — translation MTWETVIGLEIHVQLNTKSKIFSGASTAFGAEPNAHASVVECALPGVLPVMNREVVEKAIKLGLALDARINQKNVFDRKNYFYPDLPKGYQISQLDLPIVEHGKLEIVVGDDVKTINVTRAHMEEDAGKSVHEGLNGATGIDLNRAGTPLLEVVSEPEMRSAAEAVAYAKALHSLVTWLDICDGNMAEGSFRVDANVSVRPKGQAEFGTRREIKNLNSFRFLEQAINYEVEAQIEILEDGGKVQQATMLFDPEKGETRVMRLKEDAHDYRYFPDPDLLPVIISDDRLQKAKAEMPELPKEMVARFVADYGVSDYDARLLTTGRVQAAYFEEAAKESGQGKLTANWMIGELAATLNKEGMELADSPITALRLAALVGKIADGTLSSKLAKKAFEAMWAEPEATIAEIIEKHGLQQMTDTGAIEAMVDEVLANNAKAVEQFKSGNEKALNAIVGQVMKASKGKANPAQVQELIKAKLA, via the coding sequence ATGACCTGGGAAACCGTAATCGGCTTGGAAATCCATGTCCAATTGAACACCAAATCCAAAATCTTCAGCGGCGCATCGACCGCATTCGGCGCAGAACCCAACGCGCACGCCAGCGTAGTGGAATGCGCGCTGCCGGGCGTACTGCCGGTAATGAACCGGGAAGTCGTTGAAAAGGCCATCAAATTGGGTTTGGCTTTAGATGCGAGAATCAATCAGAAAAACGTGTTCGACCGTAAAAACTACTTCTATCCCGACTTACCAAAAGGCTATCAAATCAGTCAGTTGGACTTACCGATTGTCGAACACGGCAAATTGGAAATCGTAGTCGGCGACGATGTGAAAACCATCAACGTAACCCGTGCGCACATGGAAGAAGACGCAGGTAAGTCCGTGCATGAAGGCTTGAACGGCGCAACCGGTATCGACCTGAACCGCGCCGGCACGCCGCTGTTGGAAGTGGTATCCGAACCCGAAATGCGCTCGGCCGCCGAAGCCGTTGCCTACGCCAAGGCATTACACAGCTTAGTAACCTGGCTGGACATTTGCGACGGCAATATGGCGGAAGGTTCATTCCGCGTCGACGCAAATGTATCCGTTCGCCCGAAAGGCCAAGCAGAGTTCGGCACGCGCCGCGAGATTAAAAACCTCAATTCCTTCCGCTTCTTGGAGCAGGCAATTAATTACGAAGTGGAAGCGCAAATCGAGATTTTGGAAGACGGCGGCAAAGTACAGCAGGCAACCATGCTGTTCGATCCTGAAAAAGGCGAAACCCGCGTGATGCGCTTGAAAGAAGACGCGCACGACTACCGCTACTTCCCCGACCCAGATTTGCTGCCCGTCATCATTTCAGACGACCGGTTGCAAAAAGCCAAAGCAGAAATGCCCGAGCTGCCAAAAGAAATGGTGGCGCGTTTCGTGGCGGACTACGGCGTATCCGACTACGACGCGCGCCTGCTCACTACCGGCCGCGTGCAGGCTGCCTATTTTGAAGAAGCCGCCAAAGAGAGCGGACAAGGCAAGCTGACTGCCAACTGGATGATCGGCGAACTCGCCGCCACGCTGAACAAAGAAGGCATGGAACTTGCCGACAGCCCGATTACCGCCCTGCGCCTCGCCGCGCTGGTTGGCAAAATCGCCGACGGCACATTAAGCAGCAAGTTAGCAAAAAAAGCCTTTGAAGCCATGTGGGCAGAACCCGAAGCCACCATTGCCGAAATCATCGAAAAACACGGTTTGCAACAGATGACCGATACCGGCGCGATTGAAGCCATGGTGGACGAAGTGCTGGCCAACAACGCCAAAGCCGTGGAACAGTTTAAATCCGGCAACGAAAAAGCCCTGAATGCGATTGTGGGGCAAGTGATGAAGGCCAGCAAAGGCAAAGCCAATCCCGCACAAGTTCAAGAACTGATTAAAGCCAAACTGGCTTAA